From Syngnathus scovelli strain Florida chromosome 14, RoL_Ssco_1.2, whole genome shotgun sequence, one genomic window encodes:
- the sptssa gene encoding serine palmitoyltransferase small subunit A yields the protein MALSDCWKNLSWFYRQYLLVTALYMLEPWERTVFNSLLVSVAGMAVYTGYVFMPQHIMAILRYFQMLQ from the exons ATGGCTCTCAGCGACTGCTGGAAGAACCTGTCGTGGTTCTACCGCCAGTACCTTCTGGTGACGGCTCTCTACATGCTGGAGCCGTGGGAGAGAACAGTCTTCA ACTCACTGCTGGTCAGCGTGGCGGGCATGGCGGTGTACACGGGCTACGTGTTCATGCCGCAGCACATCATGGCCATTCTGCGCTACTTCCAGATGCTCCAATGA